The Shewanella sp. NFH-SH190041 genome has a window encoding:
- the arcC gene encoding carbamate kinase: MTKPTVVVALGGNALLCRGEPLEADVQRINVCCAAKAIAKMTQDWNVVLVHGNGPQVGLLALQNSAFKEVKPYPLDILVAETQGMIGYMLQQELQNILPGTPVVTMLTQVEVDSKDPAFLMPTKYIGPVYDKAEADQLALDKGWEFKNDGKYIRRVVPSPKPLNIVESDSIRQLIDQGNLVICSGGGGIPVTRQDEKLIGVEAVIDKDLSAAFLAKQINADALLILTDADAVYLNWGTEQQEALRITHPETLAEMEFDAGSMGPKITAACEFVNATKGQVGIGCLTDGADILKGECGTLIMDKSQTQSIYKLKM; the protein is encoded by the coding sequence CTAAACCTACTGTAGTCGTGGCACTGGGCGGTAACGCACTACTGTGTCGCGGTGAGCCTCTGGAAGCCGATGTTCAGCGTATTAACGTTTGCTGTGCGGCCAAAGCTATCGCCAAAATGACTCAGGATTGGAACGTAGTATTGGTGCACGGTAATGGCCCTCAGGTTGGTCTGCTGGCCCTGCAGAATTCAGCATTCAAAGAAGTGAAGCCCTATCCACTGGATATCCTCGTGGCTGAAACCCAGGGCATGATCGGTTACATGCTGCAGCAGGAGTTACAAAATATTCTGCCAGGCACACCTGTTGTGACCATGCTGACCCAGGTGGAAGTAGACAGCAAAGACCCTGCGTTTTTGATGCCAACCAAGTATATCGGCCCTGTGTATGACAAAGCCGAAGCAGACCAGCTGGCGCTGGACAAAGGTTGGGAGTTCAAGAATGACGGTAAATACATCCGTCGCGTGGTGCCGTCACCTAAGCCATTGAACATTGTTGAATCTGATAGCATTCGTCAGCTGATTGATCAGGGCAACCTGGTGATCTGTTCCGGTGGCGGTGGTATTCCGGTGACGCGTCAGGATGAGAAACTGATCGGTGTTGAAGCGGTTATCGACAAAGATTTGTCCGCAGCATTCCTGGCCAAGCAAATTAACGCTGATGCCCTGTTGATTCTGACTGATGCTGACGCTGTATACCTGAACTGGGGCACTGAGCAGCAAGAAGCGCTGCGCATTACTCACCCAGAAACACTGGCTGAAATGGAGTTCGATGCGGGTTCCATGGGCCCTAAAATCACCGCTGCCTGTGAATTCGTTAATGCCACTAAAGGGCAGGTGGGTATCGGTTGTCTGACCGATGGCGCCGATATCTTAAAAGGGGAGTGTGGCACCCTAATTATGGATAAGTCTCAGACTCAGAGCATTTATAAGCTGAAAATGTAA